The following are from one region of the Effusibacillus pohliae DSM 22757 genome:
- a CDS encoding C40 family peptidase encodes MKRRSLLLWIAPFLSLIFGNTPVYAEQPGVADTQVKSASVQQQQMLVNALRHQAILVKDKRVFQQQFLQTAERYAAKSSLAPMIFQSPHAYYCSGFVQQIYRENGIWIPAHSVAQQTWYGIRIASIDKVEPGDLLFFSGAGTSRLPAHVGISLGNGKLLHAAGGHKQISMLPIDEQLRRHFLFATRLVSSV; translated from the coding sequence ATGAAACGCCGTTCGCTGCTTCTGTGGATCGCACCGTTTCTGTCGCTAATTTTCGGAAATACCCCTGTGTACGCCGAACAGCCTGGTGTCGCCGACACGCAGGTGAAATCCGCCTCTGTCCAGCAACAGCAAATGCTTGTCAACGCGCTTCGCCATCAGGCGATTCTCGTCAAGGACAAGCGGGTTTTTCAACAACAGTTTCTGCAAACCGCCGAACGGTATGCCGCGAAATCCTCTTTAGCTCCAATGATTTTTCAAAGTCCTCATGCTTATTATTGTTCCGGTTTTGTGCAACAGATTTACCGTGAAAACGGGATTTGGATTCCCGCTCACTCGGTCGCTCAACAGACCTGGTACGGAATCCGGATCGCGAGCATCGACAAGGTGGAACCGGGTGATCTGCTGTTTTTCTCTGGCGCAGGGACCAGCCGGCTGCCGGCTCATGTCGGGATCTCGCTTGGCAACGGAAAACTGCTGCATGCCGCCGGCGGCCACAAGCAAATTTCCATGCTGCCGATCGATGAGCAGTTGCGCCGTCACTTTCTGTTTGCCACCCGGTTGGTGTCATCTGTATGA